A portion of the Cellulophaga algicola DSM 14237 genome contains these proteins:
- a CDS encoding DMT family transporter produces the protein MNFKQALGYMVISTLSFTFMNATVKYLVHLPAYELVFFRSLGTLVLTLSFLTYHKIPVLGNKRKLLIYRGLAGVTSMTLYFMSLKYLTMGTAVSLRYIAPIFAAFFAIFLLKEKVKFIQWVFFGIAFGGVMILKGFDGSLDPFGLILIIGAAFFSGLVYVTITKIGKQDHPVVVVNYFMMIATIIGGVLTIFNWVTPKGIEWLLLLGLGIFGYFGQLYMTKAFQSGSTTQVAPLKYIEVLFTVSVGLLWFNEIYTLWSLLGIIMIIGGLILNALYKSRAS, from the coding sequence ATGAATTTTAAGCAAGCTTTAGGGTATATGGTCATCAGTACGTTGTCCTTCACTTTTATGAATGCCACCGTAAAATATTTGGTTCATTTACCAGCCTATGAATTGGTTTTTTTTAGATCACTAGGAACTTTAGTTCTAACGCTTTCATTCTTAACGTATCATAAAATTCCTGTTTTAGGAAATAAAAGAAAATTGCTTATTTATAGAGGTTTAGCGGGGGTAACTTCTATGACCTTATACTTTATGTCATTGAAGTACTTAACTATGGGAACGGCTGTTTCTCTGCGGTACATAGCACCAATATTCGCTGCTTTCTTCGCTATATTTTTATTGAAAGAAAAAGTGAAATTTATACAATGGGTATTTTTTGGGATAGCTTTTGGAGGAGTAATGATATTGAAAGGTTTTGATGGTAGTCTAGATCCTTTTGGTTTAATTTTAATTATTGGTGCCGCTTTTTTTAGTGGCTTGGTGTATGTAACCATTACTAAAATAGGAAAACAAGATCATCCTGTAGTTGTGGTTAACTATTTTATGATGATCGCAACTATAATAGGAGGAGTACTCACCATTTTTAATTGGGTAACCCCTAAAGGTATAGAGTGGCTTCTTTTATTAGGTTTAGGGATATTTGGTTATTTTGGACAATTGTATATGACCAAAGCATTTCAATCTGGCAGCACAACCCAAGTAGCACCCCTAAAATATATAGAAGTGCTTTTTACAGTTTCCGTAGGTTTACTTTGGTTTAATGAAATTTACACCTTGTGGAGTTTATTAGGGATTATAATGATTATAGGCGGACTTATTCTAAATGCACTTTATAAATCAAGAGCTTCTTAA
- a CDS encoding OmpP1/FadL family transporter: MKKIKIPSLTSILVLIASINAGYSQTEALTSSPYSLYGLGVINQTSIGKSNALGYTGIGLKTDSEINNLNPANYGLIPQNSFFYDIGVTGEVNNYSNRSYSEKKKNVNFSNIAFAFRITEGLGAGISMVPYSDVGYSLVGIQSNVEGSTETFESAVTGLGALSDLKLNIGYSLLDNLRFGLSASFLFGNIEETESFVISNSALSLTETTNYSGARLGYGMQFDLNDKFTIGSTMQFPTSLKGSIDRSITKVIEGSTSVTVESDEPDTADNFDLPLEVGFGFSAKLYKSFMLSADYKKNYWDATNQTDLSGSYVDQDILGVGLEYIKNKSSFKYSDRINYRLGYNYDTGYLEVNKEKINGFNITTGIGLPVSRSSNSMINLSYSYGSKGIIENVLIKENYHLFTLNMSLEDLWFRQRKIN, from the coding sequence ATGAAGAAAATTAAAATACCTTCCTTAACGAGTATACTAGTACTCATCGCATCAATTAATGCTGGATATTCACAAACAGAAGCTTTAACAAGTTCTCCCTATTCTTTATATGGTTTAGGCGTAATTAATCAAACAAGTATTGGTAAATCTAATGCGCTAGGGTATACTGGAATTGGATTAAAAACGGACTCAGAGATTAATAATTTGAATCCTGCTAACTATGGTTTAATTCCTCAAAATTCTTTTTTCTATGATATTGGTGTTACCGGTGAAGTAAATAACTATAGCAATAGAAGTTATAGTGAAAAAAAGAAAAATGTAAACTTTTCAAATATTGCTTTCGCTTTTAGAATTACAGAAGGACTAGGTGCGGGTATTTCTATGGTACCTTATAGTGATGTGGGATATTCGCTTGTAGGCATTCAATCTAATGTAGAAGGAAGTACAGAAACTTTTGAAAGTGCTGTTACCGGTTTAGGGGCATTAAGCGATTTAAAATTGAATATAGGATATTCGTTATTAGACAATTTAAGGTTTGGATTAAGTGCTTCATTCTTATTTGGTAATATTGAAGAAACAGAATCTTTTGTCATTAGCAATAGCGCTTTGAGCTTAACAGAAACTACTAATTATAGCGGTGCTCGTTTAGGATACGGAATGCAGTTTGATTTAAATGATAAATTTACCATAGGAAGTACCATGCAATTTCCTACCAGTTTAAAAGGAAGTATAGACCGTTCTATAACTAAAGTAATAGAAGGTTCTACCAGTGTAACTGTTGAATCAGATGAGCCAGATACCGCTGATAATTTTGACCTGCCCTTAGAAGTAGGTTTTGGCTTCAGTGCTAAACTATATAAGTCTTTTATGCTGAGTGCTGATTATAAAAAGAACTATTGGGATGCTACCAACCAAACAGATCTATCGGGGAGTTATGTAGATCAAGATATTCTAGGTGTTGGCCTAGAATATATAAAGAATAAGAGTAGTTTTAAATATAGTGATCGTATTAATTATAGACTTGGGTATAATTATGACACCGGTTACTTAGAAGTAAACAAGGAAAAAATAAATGGTTTTAATATTACTACAGGAATAGGTTTACCTGTGAGTAGAAGTTCTAACTCCATGATAAATCTATCTTATAGCTATGGATCCAAAGGAATTATAGAAAACGTGTTAATAAAAGAAAATTATCACCTATTTACTTTAAATATGAGTTTAGAAGATTTATGGTTCAGGCAACGAAAAATTAATTAA
- a CDS encoding DUF4270 family protein → MINKLWVFSTIILLGLLGSCSDDTNDSDFLAGDLFTDSNIRVVLIDTLTVNISTIKFDSIITSAAERILIGQYTDPVFGKVRSANYSGFLPNSYYIDTEAEYDSIVLFAKYDTYYYNDTTKTNTIKIKRLSDNFDPDENNVFYNNSTVAYDDIDLGIISYIPRPQSSDSLEIKLTDDLGLEFFNQFQNKIVTDNAEFTNEFKGLALLPDTEDDGSVIGFSKSSSDFYMRLYYSTAGEIERTQSYTDIILNTSDSPNPFFNNISATDPINYLQTLTNGEVSLSSDDSDDESFIQSGTGIATKIELPYLKTVNNVGGQGTLLKAVLKIKPVAGSYSDYLMLREYLSVYLVDKNNDITSQLYNTDASVVSAILNTYNQEYNDVYFEIDLTAYIEGILSTDLNSEESLLLIPENYTATVDRFILNGTLNSSTKTKLELTYAVYDEEN, encoded by the coding sequence CTTATTGATACCTTGACCGTCAATATATCTACAATAAAATTCGATAGTATTATTACCTCTGCTGCAGAGAGAATTTTAATTGGCCAATATACAGATCCTGTCTTCGGTAAAGTGAGGAGTGCTAATTATTCCGGATTTTTACCTAACTCCTATTATATTGATACAGAAGCAGAATACGATAGTATTGTTTTATTCGCCAAATACGACACCTACTATTATAACGATACAACGAAAACAAACACCATCAAAATAAAGCGCTTAAGTGATAATTTTGATCCTGACGAGAATAATGTTTTTTATAATAACAGTACCGTTGCTTACGATGACATAGATCTAGGAATTATAAGTTATATCCCTAGACCGCAATCATCAGACTCCTTAGAGATAAAATTAACGGATGATTTAGGTCTCGAATTTTTTAATCAATTTCAAAATAAAATTGTAACAGATAATGCCGAATTCACCAATGAATTTAAAGGCTTAGCATTATTGCCTGATACGGAAGATGATGGTTCTGTAATCGGATTTTCTAAAAGCTCAAGTGATTTTTATATGCGCCTTTATTATTCTACTGCAGGAGAAATAGAACGAACTCAAAGTTATACCGATATTATATTGAATACCTCTGATAGTCCTAATCCATTTTTTAATAACATAAGTGCTACCGATCCTATAAATTATTTACAAACACTTACAAATGGAGAAGTTAGTTTATCTAGTGATGACAGCGACGATGAAAGCTTTATTCAGTCAGGAACTGGTATTGCTACCAAAATTGAGCTGCCATATCTTAAAACGGTAAATAATGTTGGTGGGCAAGGAACATTATTAAAAGCTGTTTTAAAAATAAAACCTGTTGCAGGATCATACTCAGATTACTTGATGCTCAGAGAATATTTATCTGTCTATTTGGTCGATAAAAATAATGACATTACAAGTCAATTATACAACACAGATGCTTCGGTAGTTAGTGCGATATTAAATACATACAATCAAGAATATAACGATGTTTATTTTGAAATAGACTTAACCGCCTATATTGAAGGTATTCTATCTACTGATCTCAACTCTGAAGAATCTTTACTCCTGATTCCTGAAAATTATACGGCAACTGTAGACCGATTTATTTTAAATGGAACACTTAATTCTAGTACCAAAACAAAACTTGAACTTACATACGCAGTTTACGATGAAGAAAATTAA